The window ATCGCCGCGTTCTCCGCCACCGACTTCCGGCCCGACCTCGCCGCGATCGACGTGCCGACCCTGGTCATCCACGGTGACGCCGACCAGGTCGTGCCGTTCGAGGTCGGCGGCATGGCCTCCTCGGCGCTGATCAAGGACGCCCGGCTCGTCGTCTACGCCGGCGCACCGCACGGTATCACCGACACCCACAAGCAGCAGCTCGGCAGCGACCTGCTCGCGTTCCTGAAGGAGTACGACGCATGAGCACGATCGTCCTCATCCACGGCCTGTGGGTCACCCCGCGCAGTTGGGAGCACTGGATCCCGTACTACGAGGCGCAGGGTCACACCGTCGTTGCGCCCGCCTACCCCGGCTTCGAGGTAGAGGTCGAAGCGTTGCGCGCCGACCCGACCCCGATCGCCACCGCCACCGTGCCGCAGACCCTCACGCACCTGGAGAAGATCATCACGGCGCTGCCCGAGCCGCCGATCCTCATCGGCCACTCGTTCGGCGGCACGCTGACGCAGCTACTGATGGACCGCGGGTACGGCGCCGCGGGCGTGGTCATCGACTCGGCCCCGCCGGAGGGTATCCGGGTCACCCCGCCGTCGCAGATCCGTTCCCTGTTCCCGATCCTGAACAATCCCGCGAAGCGGCACCAGGCGGCCGGGTTCACCCCGGCGCAGTTCCACTACGCGTTCACCAACACGCTGCCCGAGGACGAGGCGCTCGCCGCCTACGAGCGGTACGCGATCCCCGCCCCGGGCAGCTGGGTATGGGCCTACGGGCTCATCGCGAACTTCACGCCCGGGCGTCAGGAGACCTGGGTCGACTTCCGCAACGAGCGGCGAGCCCCGCTGCTGTTCATCGCCGGCGGTGCCGACCACATCATGCCGCCGTCGGTGAACAAGTCCAACGCCCACCACTACCAGGCGGCCGGCACCGTCACCGACTACCACGAGTTCCCGGGCCGCTCGCACTGGACGTGCGCCGAACCAGGTTGGGAGCAGGTCGCCGACTACGCCCTGAACTGGGCGTCACAGCACCTCCGGTAGGTGCGCGGTGGCGGTCGGGCGAGCCGGTGCCCGACCGCCACCGGCGGCTGGTGCGTCCGGCGGTCTCGGGCGATACTGGCGGCCCGGGGCATGAGCGAGCACGACGAGAACGGAACCGATGGCAGCGGCACGGCAGGCGGACGTCGATTCGCACGGTGCCGGGCGAGCAGCGGCGTTGCGAGAGGTTATCGCCTACCTGCGTGGGGCTTCGTCCGTCGATTCCGGTTTGTACCTGCAGGGAAGTGCCGGCGTCGGCATGTCGACGGTGCTGTCCAGCGTCGCGGCCCGGGCGCGGCGTCGCGGTCATCGTCCCATCGTGATCAGCGGGTCTCGTGCGGAGCGTGACGTCGCGTTCGCGGGACTGCACCAGATGCTGCACGCGTGCCGGCGCCTGCCCACCGCTCGTCCGCTGGTCGACCTGCTGACGGCGGCCGTCGGGGGGACTGCCGCCGGCCTCGATCCGGCTGCCGGCCTCGACCCGGCGGTGGTGAAGGCCGTCAGATCGCTGCTCGCGGCGATCACCGTGGACGCGCCCGCGCTGGTCGTCGTCGACAACGCCCACCGCCTCGACGCGCAGACGTCCGCGACCATGGCGTCCGCGCTCGCTGGTGCACCCGTGCCCGGCCTGGCCGTCGTGTTGGGCGGGCACCCGGTGGGCGCGGGGGCGTGGCCGTCGCTGCGAACCCGGACGCTGCCCGGTCTACCGGAAGCCGCGGCCCGGCGGCTGCTGCTCGCCCGGGCGCCGGGACTGGACCGGTGGCTCGCCGACCGGATCGTGGACGAGGCCGCAGGCCGGCCGCTCGCACTGGTCGAACTGCCGATCGCCTGGCGCGACCGGTACACACCCGGCGCCGACCTCCTGGAGCAACACTCGCCGCTGACGACACGGCTCGCGCAGTCGCTGCTGGAACAGGTCACCGCGCCGCCCCCGGAGGGCGCTCTCGGCCTGCCGGACGTCCCGGAGGCCGGGGGCAGGCACACCGATCCGCTACTGGCCGCCGCGCTGGCGCGGACGGCGGACCCCGCCGACCCGCCCGCGACCCACCCGGAGCCCGTCGGGCCCATCCAACGCGCCGTGGCCGTGATGCGATCCGGGCAGCGCGACGAGCAGGCCGCCGGAGCGCTCATCGAGGGTGCGAGTGCCGCCGCGGACCTCGGCCGGTTCGAGGTGGCCGCGGCGCTGCTCGACGACATGCCGGAGCGGATCAACCCGATCGACGCCGTCCGCCGCGACCTGATACTCCGCCGGGCCAGCGACGGGACCTGGCCCCGGCTGCCGGCGGAGATGCTGTGCACCGTCGCCGACACCTGCCGCGGCGCCGGCAACCCCGACCTGGCCCTCGATCTCCTCGCCGGGTTCGCCGAAACCGTCACCTGGACCGACCTCGACGAGCCGGACCGCCAGCGGCTTCTCGTTTCGCTCGGCGCCCTCGACCGGCACCGCGCCGACCCACGCCGGCTGCTGGTCGCCGCGACCCTCGCCGGCCACCAAGGCCACGTCGGCGTCGACGCCAGCAGGCAGGCGGGGCTGGCGCTGCGGCGGCTGGGCCACCTCGAGCCCGCCATCGCGTACCTGGAACCCGTCGTCGCGACGCTGACCCGGCAGCGCCGCATGGGCCTGCTGGTGCCGGCCGCGGCAGCCCTCGCCGACGCACAGCTGTTCCTCGGCCGGTGGAACGACGCCGACCGGCACCTGCGGGCCGCGACCGATGCAGCGGAGCGCACCGGCCAGGTTGTGTGGCTGGCGTACCTGCAGGCGACGGCAGCGCTGCTGCACGCCTGGCGCGGTGATCTCGACACCGCCCGCGGCGCCGCCGACGCGGCCGAGTTGGCGGTGGGGGACCGGCCGGTGTGGCCGGTACGGCTGCGGGTGGCGGCCGCCCGGGGGATCGCGCTGATGACCGAGGAACGCTTCGCCGAGGCGTGCGTGGCAATGGAACCCGTGATGGTCGGCCCGAGCGTTCGTGCGTACACGATCGACCTTGCCGTCGTCGCGACCCTCCACGCGGAGGCCGCCAGCCGCGGCCGGCCACGACCCGAGCGCCAGTTGCCGGACAACCTGTCACCCGACGGCGAGGCGCACCGCCTGTACGCACGGGCGCTGCTGCAACCACTCAAGGCGACGTTCACCGACCTGCTCGAGCGGACCGGGCGGCTGCCGTGGCTACGGGCGCGGGTCCAGCTCACCTACGGGTCATGGCTGCGGCGTGACCGGCGCGTCGGCGAGGCACGTGAGCAGCTGCACGCCGCCCGTGCCGGGTTCGCCGCGCTGTCCGCCCGGCACTGGTCCGACCGCACGGAGCAGGAGCTGCGCGCGGCCGGCACCGACCAGCGCCGAGGGCTGCTCACACCGCAGGAGCTCGCGGTCGTCAAGCTCGCCGCGACCGGTCTGTCCAACCGCGAGATCGGTGCGCGGCTGGACCTGTCGGCACGCACCGTCGAATCGCACCTCGCTCGGGCCTTCCCGAAACTGTCGATCAGCTCCCGCCACCAGCTCCCCGCCCGCCTGTACGAGCTGACATGACCGACCTGTTCGGCAGGGCGCACGAGGTTGGTGTGCTCGACGGCCTGATCGCCGGTGCGCGCCAGGGCGGCGGGTCGTTGCTGCTGCGCGGTGACGCCGGCGTCGGCAAGTCGGCACTGCTGCGCGCGGCCACCGCGATCGCCGACCGCCACGGACACCTGGTGCTGACCGCCGGCGGCGCCGACGGTGACGCGGCCCCCTACGTCAGCTTCCGCCGGATCCTGCCACCCCGGATGATCGACGCCGCGGACCTGCCGCCCGCCCAACGCGCCGCACTGCTCGCGGCGACCCGTACGGACGACCCCGCCGCCGTCCCCGAGCCGTTCCTGGTCGGCATGGCCGCCCTGACCGTCCTCACCGACGCCCCCGAGGACCGGCCGATCACGCTCATCGTCGACGACGCCCATTGGCTGGACGCACACTCCCGCGCCGTGATCGCGTTCCTCGGCCGCCGGCTCGCCGCCGACCCGGTGCTGCTGATCGTGGCGACCAGACCCGTCGACGACCCCGCCACCGCCCTCGACGCGACCACGACCCTCACCGTGCCGCCGCTGCCTGCCGACGCCGCGACCGCACTGCTCGACTCGGTCGCCGCCGGCCTGGACCCGCTCGTCCGCGGCCAGATCCTGCACGCCGCCCGCGGCAACCCCTTGGCACTGACCGAACTGCCCCGCACCTGGGCCAGCACGGCACCCCCCGCCGCGACCATCCCCGTCGGCGACCACATCCGGTCCAGCTTCGCCGGCAGCTACCGCCGCCTGCCACCGATCAGCCGCGACGTCCTGCTGATCGCCGCCCTGGACGAACACTCCGCCACCACGGAGATCCTCCACGCGGCCGAACTCTTCGCCGGCCGACCGATCCCGCACGGCGCCCTGAGCCCGTCCGCGTCGGCCGCCCTGATCACGGTCTCCCGTACCGACGTCGTCTTCCGCCACCCGTTGGTACGGGCAGCCGTCATCGAATCCGAGGACGCCGAACGTGTGCGGGCCGGACACCACGCCCTTGCCGTTGCCCTGGAACGCTCGGATCACCGCCGCGCCCTGACCCACCGGGCCCAGGCCGCCCACGGCACGGATGACATCCTCGCCGCTGACCTTGCCGCCGCCGCTGAGGAAGGCCGCCACCGCGCCGAGACGACGACCGCGATCTGGCTCATGGAACGCGCCGCCGGCGTCACCACCGACCCGAGTCTGCGCGGCCACCGGCAACTGATCGCCGCCACCTGGGCGTACGAGCTCGGCGACCGCCGTACCGTCGACCGGCTGGTCACCCGCGCCCGCGCCGAGCCCCTGACCCCGCTCGACCAGATCCGCGCCGCGTGGCTCGCCGAGATCTTCACCGGGCACGGCACCGACATCCTTGCCCTGCACCGCGACGTGCAGCTCGCCCGGGACGCCGGCGACCTCGAACTTGCCTGGAACGTCCTCATGTCCATCGCCTCCCGCTGCTACTGGGCACCACCGGACGAGCCGACCCGGCAACTGCTCGCCGCCACCGCGCAGGCGCTGCCCGTCGCCGGGTCCGAGTACCGCCTGGTCTTCGCCCTGTCCGGCATCGACCAGGTCAGCCACACCGCCCGCATCCTCGCCGAATGCCGCCGCGCCCTGACCCGGGACGTCCCGGACGCCAACGCCCTACGGATGTACGCGATGAGCGCGGTCGTCGTCGGCGACGCGCTCGTCGCCCGGACGTTCGGCGACGAGGCCGAGCGCCTACTGCGCGCCCAGGGCCGCCTCGGGCTCCTGCCGCACGTCCTGCTCACCCGCATCCAGGCAGACTGGTCCATCGGCCACTGGGACCGCGCCCGGACCGCCCTCGACGAGGGCCGCCGCCTCGCCGCCGAGACCAGCCAACCAACCTGGCGCAACTCGGCCCGCCTGAACGAGGCTCGCCTCGCCGCCCTGACGGGCTCGTTCGAACACCTCGCGCGAACCTTGGCCGAGATCGACGCCGAGGCGCTCGCCCAGGGCACCACCAGTTTCCTGCCCCGCGTGCAGGTCGTGCGCGGCACGGCGTTGGTGGCCCGCGGCAGGTACGAGCACGGGTTCGACGTGCTCCGGCGCGTCTTCGATCCGCAGGATCCGTTGTACGACCCCCGCAGCACCTTCCCCGCGATCATGTTCCTGGCCGACGCCGCGGTGCACACCGGCCGCGGTTCGCCCGCGCTGGAGCTCATCGACGGGGTTCGCCGGCTGCTCGGCCCGACCCCACCGGTCGACTTCCGGGTCGTGGACGCCTACGCCAGCGCGGTCCTCGCCGACAGCGAAGCGTCCTTCCTGGCCGCGTTGGAGGGCGAGGCAGCTCATTGGCCCTGGGTGCTGGCGCGGCTCCGGCTGGCGTACGGCACGTTGCTCCGCCGGCGTCGTAGGGACGCCGATGCGGTGCCGTACCTGCAGTTGGCCCTCGCCGGGCTGTCTCGGATGGGTGCGCTGCCCTGGGTGGAACAGGCCCAGCAGCAGTTGCGCGCCGCCGGCGCCCATACCTCCCAACCGGGCGTGGTGCCGCAGCAGGTGCTGAACGCGCAGGAACTGCAGATCGCCACTCTGGCCGCCACCGGCCTCAGCAACCGCGAGATCGGCACACAACTGTTCCTGTCCCCACGGACGGTCGGCTCCCACCTGTACCGCATCTTTCCGAAACTCGGTATCACCTCCAGGGGACAGCTGACCGCCCTGCTGAACACGACGTCGGCCAACTGACGTTCGCGGCCGGTGGGACTCGGCGCGGTGGTACGCCGGACCGAGCACGGCATCCCGCACATCCTCGCCCGCGACATCTACCACACCTGGGTCAACCAGTCCCGAACGGTGGAGCGGCTACTGGCCGGCCCACCGCCGATCGGGCCGTCGTCGCAGGCTCGGGAGCTGGTCCGGGGGTACGCCGCAGGCTACAACCGGTACCTGGCCGAGCGGACCGTAGCGGGGCTGCCGGATGCGGCCTGCCGCGGGGCGGGGTGGGTACGGCCGATCACGGAGCTGGACGTGTGGCGGCGGGCGTACCAGATCGCGGAGCTCAACGGCGGCGAGGCCGCCAGCTACGCGATCGCGAGCGCCGCGCCACCCGGAACCGCGGCCGACCCTGCCCTCGTGCCGGCCGCGGACGCGTCGCCCCGCACACCGACGGGTGCGTCGCACTCACCCCGCACCCCGGCAGGGTTGGCCAGCAACGCCATCGGGATCGGCCGGGCGGCGTCGGCCGGCCGCACCGGACTGCTCTTGGCCAACCCGCACCTGCCATGGAACGGTGACCTGCGCCTGTACCAACCGCACCTCACCATTCCCGGCGAGCTCGACGTCAGCGGTGCCGGGTTCTACGGCCTGCCGGTGGTGAACATCGGCCACAACGACCGGCTGGCCTGGAGTCATACCGCGTCGACCGCGCAGACCACGACGATGTCCCGGCTCACGCTCGTCCCCGGTGACCCGACCAGCTACCTGTTGGACGGCCGGCCGCGTCGGATGGAACAGGCCACGGTCCGGGTCACTGTGCCGCGGGCCGACGGCCAGCTCGGTCAGGTCAGCCACAAGGTCTACCGAACACCGGACGGCCCGATCGTCGCCGGCGGGTCGGTGCCCTGGTCGCAGGAGCACGCGTACGCGATGCGCGACGCGAACGCCGGCAACCTGCGTGTCCTCGACCAGACGCTGGACATGGGCCGTTCCCGCGACGTGACCCGGCTACACGAGTCGTTGACCCGGCACCTCGGCATCCCGTGGGCGAACACGATCGCCGCCGACGCCGACGGCGCCGCGTACTTCAGCGGGGTGCAGGTTGTCCCGCACGTCAGCGACGAGCTGATCGGCCGCTGCGGCAGCAGGACCGAGTACGGCGAAATCGTCCTCGACGGCAGCCGCTCCTCCTGCGGTTGGGGCAGCGACGCGGACGCGGTGGCTCCCGGCCTCCTCGGTCCGGGCCGGCTGCCGACGCTGACCCGTACCGACAGTTTCAACCTCATGACCGACGAGTGGGAGCCGGCTTCGGGTGAGTCGCTGCCGGACGTGGCGCACGGGTCGTCCTTCATCATGGCCGTCGAGCTCACCGCGGCCGGGCCGCGTACCCGCACGCTGCTCACGTACGGCCAGTCCAGCAACGTGGGCTCGCCGTACCGCACCGACCAGGCCCGCCGGTACTCGGCGAAGCGGTGGGTCACCGAACGGTTCACCCCGGCCGAGATCACCAGTGACCCGGCGCTGAGGGTCCGCACGCTCCGCCGTTGACCGACCGAACGGTCCACATCGGTGTCGGTGTCTGCCCGTTGTACGGGCGGACACCGCACCCAACCCTGGTCCGGGCCGGATCCGAAGATCGTCTGCTCCCGATACCAGCGGAAATCGGCCCCGGACCGGTCTATCTCGGCAGCCAGGTGCGATTCGGTCGGCGCCGCGGCGGCTTCGCTGCTCGGGCCGTCTTGTTAGGGTCAACCACGGTCGCTGAGTGTGTCAGGAGTCCATGGTGTCCTTTACCTTTGTCACCGCGGCGCGGATACCAATGCCACGGACGGGCTTCGACTCGTGGCTTGACGTTCCGATAGCGTCCGCGGCGGTCATCGAAAACCCGGCTGACATGTTCGTCGGCTGGTACTGGGGTGACCGTGAGGGGCAAGCTGACTGGACGGACGCCGAGACCGACCTGACTCCCCGCGAGCTCCTCGCCGGGCGGGTTGCTGCCAGTTGCGCTGTGAACGGCGACGGGGTGCTCACCGTGCTGCGGTACCGGGATGGCGCACTGGAGGCGTATCTGTGGACGGTTGGTTACCCCGGAGTCTGGGAGACAGCCGCGCGGCGGCTCTTGCTGATGCTGGCCGGCGCCGGTGCGGTCAAGGACGACGGCCCGGACGGCTACGTCCTGTTCTGGGAGGACGCTGCGGGCATGCTGCCCCGACGCGATCAGGATTCACCGTTGGCACTGCTGACGGTGAACAACAGCCGGGTACGTTTCGTCGGCAAGCGGCCGCTGGCCGATCTGCTCGCGGAGCCTGAGCCCGTCGAGGACGCGTTCGCCGAACTGGCCGAGGCTCTCGACGAGGATCTCGATGTCGAGGATGCGCAGGATTCCGTCGCCCCGCTCGACCCGCGGTACATCGAATCCGCCGTACTGAACTCCGCGCGTTAGACGTACTCAGATCGGTCTGTTCGGATATCCGCCCCACGTGCGGGCCTTCACCGATGCGCGGTCAGTCGGTGACCCAGTTCATGTGTTCGATCCAGTGGTCGAGTAGCGCCCGATCGCCGTGCACCTCCAGGGTGGGAGCCGCATCCAGCGGGCGACGCCTGCTGAGCACGAGCAGTAGTTCGGCGGCTGAGCCGCGTACCGCGACGTCCGCCTTGGTGTGCGTGCGCTCCAGGACGACCATGTCCGGTTCCCGGCGTGCCACCCACTCCCCGGATGCGTCGGTGGCGTGGAAATGCAGGGTCTGGCCCGCGCCGCGCATCGCATCGGCGAAGTCCGGCCTGTTCTCCCAGTAGCCGCGGGACGTCATCGTGTCCAGCCAGTCCTCGATTGCCGCAACGGCGGGCTCCGGCGCCAGCTCGTACCGCAAACCGAGCGCCGCCGCCGCGTCGGCGCGATGCACGCAAGCCTCGCCGAGCAGTCGACGCGACCAGAACGGCACGCCCGCGTCGCCGCCTGACGGATCCCACACCGGTGTGTCGTCGGCGACCGATTCGAACGCCTGCTTCGCTTCGGCCGCGGCGTCGGTCAGCCAGACGCGCCACTGGGCCGAATCGGTCGGGGCTGGAACGTAGCCGGCGAAGGCCCTGCTCGGCTCGGTCAATCGCTCACCCACGAGCATTGTCACCATGTGCTGTGTCGCGCCGACATGGTCGACCAGATCGGCCAGGGTCCACTTCGGGCATGTCGGTACCGGGGTCGCCGCGTCCCTGCCGTGTACCCAGTCGGCGAACGTGCTCGTCTGTTCGACAACAGCATTCAAATAGGTGGACGTGTCCATCGCTGCACCTCCAAGTGCTCCGTCGATACTTGCTGAAAATACGTCATGCGGCCGGGCCGTGGGCGGTCGTCCGATACGAAAAGAGCTTCGGTACGAGCGAAGGTGAATAGCCCGCAGCTTCGCCGAAGGCCCACCCTGCCTGTATTTCTCGTCGCCGCGACCGCCACGTCATCGACTCCGGCCACCCCCGCCGATCATCTACCCGCGCCGGGACATCTCCGGTCCCGTGGCGCTCGACGTGAAACCGCGCCACCGTGTCCGGAGGGTGAGGACGCCCGTCAGAGGTCGCTGCCCGGACGGCATGTTCGCGCAGGTGATAAAGCGCTACGGGTACGCCGGAAAGCCTCTCCAGCTCGCCGTGGACGTTCTACGGCTTGCGCGCCACACCGCAGTACTGGTTCACGTCGATGTCGGGGGTGTCTGGTCCGGGACGCCATCGTGAGCAGGGCACCACGCCGGGTGGGAGCAGCTCGAGGCCGTCGAAGAAGCGTGCGATCTGGGTGGAGCTGCGGTAGCCGATCTTCGGTGTGCCGTGCTCGTTCCAGAACCCCACGATGTCGTCGGCCTCGGCCCGGTTGATGTCGTGACACCCGTGTGCGATGGCCAGGTAGCTGCCCGACGGCAGCGCGTCGACGAGCCGCTGCACAACCTCTCGTGCCTCGTCGTCGTCGAGGATGAAGTGCAGGATCCCCAACAGGGTGATCGCTACCGGCTGGTCGAAGTCCAGGGTGCGACGGGCTTCGCGCAGGATCGTGTCCGGGTCGCGCAGGTCGGCCTCGATGTAGTCGGTGGCGCCCTCGTCAGAGCCGGTCAGCAGGGCACGGGCGTGCACGAGTACGAGTGGGTCGTTGTCGACGTAGACGATGCGGGATTCCGGGGCGATGGACTGAGCGACCTGGTGGGTGTTGTCCGCCGTGGGTAGGCCGGTGCCGATGTCCAGGATCTGGCGGACTCCCTGCTCTGCGACGAGGTGATGAACCATCCGGCGCAGGAAGGCGCGGTCTTCGACGGCCAGGTCGATGATCTGCGGTAGGCGCCTGGCGATCTCGTCACCGGCTGCTCGATC of the Micromonospora sp. NBC_01796 genome contains:
- a CDS encoding alpha/beta hydrolase, whose product is MSTIVLIHGLWVTPRSWEHWIPYYEAQGHTVVAPAYPGFEVEVEALRADPTPIATATVPQTLTHLEKIITALPEPPILIGHSFGGTLTQLLMDRGYGAAGVVIDSAPPEGIRVTPPSQIRSLFPILNNPAKRHQAAGFTPAQFHYAFTNTLPEDEALAAYERYAIPAPGSWVWAYGLIANFTPGRQETWVDFRNERRAPLLFIAGGADHIMPPSVNKSNAHHYQAAGTVTDYHEFPGRSHWTCAEPGWEQVADYALNWASQHLR
- a CDS encoding LuxR C-terminal-related transcriptional regulator, which translates into the protein MAAARQADVDSHGAGRAAALREVIAYLRGASSVDSGLYLQGSAGVGMSTVLSSVAARARRRGHRPIVISGSRAERDVAFAGLHQMLHACRRLPTARPLVDLLTAAVGGTAAGLDPAAGLDPAVVKAVRSLLAAITVDAPALVVVDNAHRLDAQTSATMASALAGAPVPGLAVVLGGHPVGAGAWPSLRTRTLPGLPEAAARRLLLARAPGLDRWLADRIVDEAAGRPLALVELPIAWRDRYTPGADLLEQHSPLTTRLAQSLLEQVTAPPPEGALGLPDVPEAGGRHTDPLLAAALARTADPADPPATHPEPVGPIQRAVAVMRSGQRDEQAAGALIEGASAAADLGRFEVAAALLDDMPERINPIDAVRRDLILRRASDGTWPRLPAEMLCTVADTCRGAGNPDLALDLLAGFAETVTWTDLDEPDRQRLLVSLGALDRHRADPRRLLVAATLAGHQGHVGVDASRQAGLALRRLGHLEPAIAYLEPVVATLTRQRRMGLLVPAAAALADAQLFLGRWNDADRHLRAATDAAERTGQVVWLAYLQATAALLHAWRGDLDTARGAADAAELAVGDRPVWPVRLRVAAARGIALMTEERFAEACVAMEPVMVGPSVRAYTIDLAVVATLHAEAASRGRPRPERQLPDNLSPDGEAHRLYARALLQPLKATFTDLLERTGRLPWLRARVQLTYGSWLRRDRRVGEAREQLHAARAGFAALSARHWSDRTEQELRAAGTDQRRGLLTPQELAVVKLAATGLSNREIGARLDLSARTVESHLARAFPKLSISSRHQLPARLYELT
- a CDS encoding helix-turn-helix transcriptional regulator; this encodes MTDLFGRAHEVGVLDGLIAGARQGGGSLLLRGDAGVGKSALLRAATAIADRHGHLVLTAGGADGDAAPYVSFRRILPPRMIDAADLPPAQRAALLAATRTDDPAAVPEPFLVGMAALTVLTDAPEDRPITLIVDDAHWLDAHSRAVIAFLGRRLAADPVLLIVATRPVDDPATALDATTTLTVPPLPADAATALLDSVAAGLDPLVRGQILHAARGNPLALTELPRTWASTAPPAATIPVGDHIRSSFAGSYRRLPPISRDVLLIAALDEHSATTEILHAAELFAGRPIPHGALSPSASAALITVSRTDVVFRHPLVRAAVIESEDAERVRAGHHALAVALERSDHRRALTHRAQAAHGTDDILAADLAAAAEEGRHRAETTTAIWLMERAAGVTTDPSLRGHRQLIAATWAYELGDRRTVDRLVTRARAEPLTPLDQIRAAWLAEIFTGHGTDILALHRDVQLARDAGDLELAWNVLMSIASRCYWAPPDEPTRQLLAATAQALPVAGSEYRLVFALSGIDQVSHTARILAECRRALTRDVPDANALRMYAMSAVVVGDALVARTFGDEAERLLRAQGRLGLLPHVLLTRIQADWSIGHWDRARTALDEGRRLAAETSQPTWRNSARLNEARLAALTGSFEHLARTLAEIDAEALAQGTTSFLPRVQVVRGTALVARGRYEHGFDVLRRVFDPQDPLYDPRSTFPAIMFLADAAVHTGRGSPALELIDGVRRLLGPTPPVDFRVVDAYASAVLADSEASFLAALEGEAAHWPWVLARLRLAYGTLLRRRRRDADAVPYLQLALAGLSRMGALPWVEQAQQQLRAAGAHTSQPGVVPQQVLNAQELQIATLAATGLSNREIGTQLFLSPRTVGSHLYRIFPKLGITSRGQLTALLNTTSAN
- a CDS encoding penicillin acylase family protein, which encodes MGLGAVVRRTEHGIPHILARDIYHTWVNQSRTVERLLAGPPPIGPSSQARELVRGYAAGYNRYLAERTVAGLPDAACRGAGWVRPITELDVWRRAYQIAELNGGEAASYAIASAAPPGTAADPALVPAADASPRTPTGASHSPRTPAGLASNAIGIGRAASAGRTGLLLANPHLPWNGDLRLYQPHLTIPGELDVSGAGFYGLPVVNIGHNDRLAWSHTASTAQTTTMSRLTLVPGDPTSYLLDGRPRRMEQATVRVTVPRADGQLGQVSHKVYRTPDGPIVAGGSVPWSQEHAYAMRDANAGNLRVLDQTLDMGRSRDVTRLHESLTRHLGIPWANTIAADADGAAYFSGVQVVPHVSDELIGRCGSRTEYGEIVLDGSRSSCGWGSDADAVAPGLLGPGRLPTLTRTDSFNLMTDEWEPASGESLPDVAHGSSFIMAVELTAAGPRTRTLLTYGQSSNVGSPYRTDQARRYSAKRWVTERFTPAEITSDPALRVRTLRR
- a CDS encoding maleylpyruvate isomerase family mycothiol-dependent enzyme produces the protein MDTSTYLNAVVEQTSTFADWVHGRDAATPVPTCPKWTLADLVDHVGATQHMVTMLVGERLTEPSRAFAGYVPAPTDSAQWRVWLTDAAAEAKQAFESVADDTPVWDPSGGDAGVPFWSRRLLGEACVHRADAAAALGLRYELAPEPAVAAIEDWLDTMTSRGYWENRPDFADAMRGAGQTLHFHATDASGEWVARREPDMVVLERTHTKADVAVRGSAAELLLVLSRRRPLDAAPTLEVHGDRALLDHWIEHMNWVTD
- a CDS encoding SAM-dependent methyltransferase, which produces MEDRRAEQELDTSVPHSARLWNYWLGGKDNFASDRAAGDEIARRLPQIIDLAVEDRAFLRRMVHHLVAEQGVRQILDIGTGLPTADNTHQVAQSIAPESRIVYVDNDPLVLVHARALLTGSDEGATDYIEADLRDPDTILREARRTLDFDQPVAITLLGILHFILDDDEAREVVQRLVDALPSGSYLAIAHGCHDINRAEADDIVGFWNEHGTPKIGYRSSTQIARFFDGLELLPPGVVPCSRWRPGPDTPDIDVNQYCGVARKP